A window of the Cicer arietinum cultivar CDC Frontier isolate Library 1 chromosome 6, Cicar.CDCFrontier_v2.0, whole genome shotgun sequence genome harbors these coding sequences:
- the LOC101500572 gene encoding uncharacterized protein, translating into MEMSLIHQLLHISFQIPLRASLICFVLHGDMQQVVCEIYGFLNLRKKPQESNLLWRKYLLNVIKKDKSWVDNIAEKAYDDFRKRKTELLEVSLSQNEDGEELSCEIQNMPKDLTIWKEVVPKSKIQKLYGLGSIGTNVSSKCTSGSFPISSKETNMNKS; encoded by the exons ATGGAAATGA GTTTAATCCATCAACTGCTACACATTTCCTTTCAAATTCCCTTAAGAGCAAGTTTGATTTGTTTTGTCCTACATGGAGACATGCAACAAGTGGTATGCGAGATttatggttttctgaatttaaG GAAGAAGCCACAAGAGTCAAACCTACTATGGAGGAAATATTTGCtaaatgtcataaaaaaggATAAGTCTTGGGTTGATAATATAGCTGAGAAAGCCTAT GATGATTTTAGAAAGAGAAAAACAGAGCTTTTGGAAGTATCTTTGTCTCAAAATGAAGATGGAGAAGAATTGTCATGTGAAATCCAGAATATGCCAAAAGATTTGACTATTTGGAAGGAAGTAGTTcctaaaagtaaaatacaaaaattatatggTTTAGGTTCTATTGGTACAAATGTCTCTTCAAAGTGTACTAGTGGTTCATTCCCAATTTCCTCTAAGGAAACAAACATGAACAAGAGTTAG